A single genomic interval of Saccharothrix saharensis harbors:
- a CDS encoding M23 family metallopeptidase, translating to MSRRVFVTALVAPLIGLVLTQGEAVAAPNFQVPFPCNQVWEGQTRTNHSPANSVDFNRANDDGDPVVASAAGTVTRVANEGSTSYGRWVEIDHGAGWRTRYAHLSAQSVSVGQSVRIGQKIGNVGTTGGSTGPHLHYEQRLNGVDQKIKFNGTQIYYWGTRSYTSRNSCGTSGVTGTVGTDSGASVTVRSGPGTQYAAVGSVANGATVTISCQTQGQTITGKYGTTNLWDKIGAGYISDAYVYTGSDGQVAPSC from the coding sequence ATGAGCCGACGCGTGTTCGTCACGGCCCTGGTGGCGCCGCTGATCGGCCTCGTCCTCACGCAGGGCGAGGCCGTCGCGGCGCCCAACTTCCAGGTGCCGTTCCCGTGCAACCAGGTGTGGGAGGGCCAGACCCGCACCAACCACAGCCCCGCGAACTCGGTGGACTTCAACCGGGCGAACGACGACGGCGACCCGGTGGTCGCCTCGGCGGCGGGCACGGTGACGCGGGTCGCGAACGAGGGCAGCACCAGCTACGGCCGGTGGGTCGAGATCGACCACGGTGCCGGCTGGCGGACCCGGTACGCGCACCTGTCCGCGCAGAGCGTGAGCGTCGGGCAGTCGGTGCGGATCGGCCAGAAGATCGGCAACGTCGGCACGACGGGCGGGTCGACCGGGCCGCACCTGCACTACGAGCAGCGGCTCAACGGCGTCGACCAGAAGATCAAGTTCAACGGGACGCAGATCTACTACTGGGGCACGCGCAGCTACACCAGCCGCAACTCCTGCGGCACGAGCGGGGTGACCGGCACGGTCGGCACGGACAGCGGGGCGTCGGTGACGGTCCGGTCGGGTCCCGGGACGCAGTACGCGGCCGTCGGCTCGGTGGCGAACGGCGCGACGGTGACGATCAGCTGCCAGACGCAGGGCCAGACGATCACCGGCAAGTACGGCACCACCAACCTGTGGGACAAGATCGGGGCCGGTTACATCTCCGATGCGTACGTGTACACAGGTTCGGACGGTCAAGTGGCACCCAGCTGCTGA
- the galE gene encoding UDP-glucose 4-epimerase GalE, with protein MKLLVTGGAGYVGSVCAARLVESGHEVVVLDDLSTGHADAVPDGVRLVEAGIDEAIGDVLAEGVGGAGFDGVLHFAAKSLVGESMQDPAKYWHGNVVTSLRLLDAMREHGTPRLVFSSTAATYGEPERVPIAETAPTRPTNTYGATKLAIDHAITSYAAAHGLAAVSLRYFNVAGAYGRFGERHGVETHLIPIVLQVASGRRDRVQVYGDDWPTDDGTCVRDYIHVVDLADAHLRALEHATAGEHRIYNLGNGLGFSVKQVIDACREVTGHPVPADVAPRRAGDPAVLVASSEKARTELGWKPERVDLTGIVRDAWDFTRSQQGA; from the coding sequence GTGAAGTTGCTCGTCACGGGCGGTGCCGGGTACGTGGGCAGCGTCTGCGCGGCCAGGTTGGTGGAGTCTGGGCACGAGGTGGTCGTGCTGGACGACCTGTCCACCGGGCACGCGGACGCGGTGCCCGACGGCGTCCGGCTGGTCGAGGCGGGCATCGACGAGGCGATCGGTGACGTGCTCGCCGAGGGGGTGGGCGGCGCGGGCTTCGACGGCGTGCTGCACTTCGCGGCCAAGTCGCTGGTCGGCGAGTCCATGCAGGACCCGGCGAAGTACTGGCACGGCAACGTGGTGACCTCGCTGCGGCTGCTGGACGCGATGCGCGAGCACGGCACGCCGCGGCTGGTGTTCTCCTCCACCGCCGCGACCTACGGCGAGCCGGAGCGGGTGCCGATCGCGGAGACCGCGCCGACCCGGCCCACCAACACCTACGGCGCGACGAAGCTCGCGATCGACCACGCGATCACCTCCTACGCCGCCGCGCACGGCCTGGCCGCCGTGTCGCTGCGCTACTTCAACGTGGCGGGCGCGTACGGGCGGTTCGGCGAGCGGCACGGCGTGGAGACGCACCTGATCCCGATCGTGCTGCAGGTCGCCTCGGGCCGGCGGGACCGGGTGCAGGTCTACGGCGACGACTGGCCCACCGACGACGGCACGTGCGTGCGCGACTACATCCACGTCGTGGACCTGGCCGACGCGCACCTGCGGGCGCTGGAGCACGCGACCGCGGGCGAGCACCGCATCTACAACCTGGGCAACGGCCTCGGTTTCTCGGTCAAGCAGGTCATCGACGCCTGCCGCGAGGTGACCGGCCACCCGGTCCCCGCCGACGTGGCGCCGCGCCGGGCGGGCGACCCGGCGGTGCTCGTGGCCTCCAGCGAGAAGGCCCGCACCGAGCTGGGCTGGAAGCCGGAGCGGGTGGACCTGACCGGCATCGTGCGCGACGCGTGGGACTTCACCCGGTCACAACAGGGGGCGTGA
- a CDS encoding Xaa-Pro dipeptidyl-peptidase, with product MKGARRAAVLAALVTLGLTPAVAEGAAEGPVFVGGEAQPVFDPKDVVRESVWVRAPVDSDRDGHDDEVYTEVVRQKATDRGLKVPVVFFNSPYFSGGNDVANHDVDVELYVPNRRGGYDKRDGSLLKAQADERIAAAVGPNPAPIRSGRYEDYFLARGFAMVYAESLGTGKSSGCPTSGGENETIGSRSVVDWLNGRATARDAAGAPVVAGWTTGKVGMMGVSYNGTLPNAVAATGVEGLEAIVPIAAISSWYDYYRADGAVVAPGTFQGEDLDVLAEYVYTREDREICKPVIAEVAARQDRVTGDYSEFWDERNYVKDASKVRAAVLAVHGLSDWNVKVKHVAQWYDALRRHGVEHKIWLHQSGHTDPDTLRSVEWRRTINRWFSHYLYGVDNGIEREPKATIQREDRTTWVDEADWPAPGTSKARVYPWAGGTAKGALRFESVPGNAVVESLRDDSSKLAEDLVDLPSSGNRLSYTTRPTTVPVRFSGTARVDLAISFDRPAANVTALLVDRAPDGTSHVITRGWTDPQNRVSPSLTKPVEPGKRYRVEVELEPNDYVVPSGHRVEFVLISSDYDYTLRPEPGAGLSVDLTRTVVQLPVVGGLAALRRSVG from the coding sequence GTGAAGGGTGCACGGAGAGCCGCGGTGCTCGCCGCCCTGGTCACGTTGGGGCTCACGCCCGCCGTGGCCGAGGGCGCGGCGGAGGGCCCGGTGTTCGTCGGCGGCGAGGCGCAACCCGTCTTCGACCCGAAGGACGTGGTGCGCGAGAGCGTGTGGGTCCGGGCGCCGGTCGACAGCGACCGCGACGGGCACGACGACGAGGTCTACACCGAGGTCGTGCGGCAGAAGGCCACCGACCGCGGGCTCAAGGTCCCGGTCGTGTTCTTCAACAGCCCGTACTTCTCCGGCGGCAACGACGTGGCCAACCACGACGTCGACGTGGAGCTGTACGTGCCGAACCGGCGCGGCGGGTACGACAAGCGCGACGGTTCGCTGCTCAAGGCGCAGGCGGACGAGCGGATCGCCGCCGCCGTCGGGCCCAACCCCGCGCCGATCCGGTCCGGGCGCTACGAGGACTACTTCCTCGCCCGCGGTTTCGCCATGGTCTACGCCGAGTCGCTGGGCACCGGCAAGTCGTCCGGCTGCCCCACCTCGGGCGGGGAGAACGAGACCATCGGCTCGCGGTCCGTGGTCGACTGGCTCAACGGCCGCGCCACCGCGCGTGACGCGGCGGGTGCGCCGGTCGTGGCGGGCTGGACCACCGGCAAGGTCGGCATGATGGGCGTGTCGTACAACGGCACGCTGCCCAACGCGGTGGCCGCCACCGGCGTCGAGGGGCTGGAGGCCATCGTGCCCATCGCGGCCATCTCCAGCTGGTACGACTACTACCGGGCCGACGGCGCGGTGGTCGCGCCCGGCACGTTCCAGGGCGAGGACCTCGACGTGCTGGCGGAGTACGTCTACACGCGCGAGGACCGGGAGATCTGCAAGCCGGTGATCGCCGAGGTGGCCGCCCGGCAGGACCGGGTGACCGGTGACTACAGCGAGTTCTGGGACGAGCGGAACTACGTCAAGGACGCCTCGAAGGTGCGGGCCGCGGTGCTGGCCGTGCACGGGTTGAGCGACTGGAACGTCAAGGTCAAGCACGTCGCGCAGTGGTACGACGCGTTGCGGCGCCACGGCGTGGAGCACAAGATCTGGCTGCACCAGTCCGGGCACACCGACCCCGACACGCTGCGCTCGGTCGAGTGGCGGCGCACGATCAACCGCTGGTTCAGCCACTACCTGTACGGCGTGGACAACGGCATCGAGCGCGAGCCCAAGGCCACGATCCAGCGCGAGGACAGGACCACGTGGGTGGACGAGGCCGACTGGCCCGCTCCCGGCACGTCGAAGGCCCGCGTGTACCCGTGGGCGGGCGGCACGGCCAAGGGCGCGCTGCGGTTCGAGTCCGTGCCCGGCAACGCCGTGGTGGAGTCGCTGCGCGACGACTCGTCCAAGCTCGCCGAGGACCTGGTGGACCTGCCCAGCTCCGGCAACCGGCTGTCGTACACCACGCGGCCGACCACCGTGCCGGTCCGGTTCTCCGGCACGGCCCGCGTCGACCTGGCGATCTCGTTCGACCGGCCCGCGGCCAACGTGACCGCGCTGCTGGTGGACCGCGCGCCGGACGGCACGTCGCACGTGATCACGCGGGGGTGGACCGACCCGCAGAACCGGGTGTCGCCATCGCTGACCAAGCCGGTCGAGCCGGGCAAGCGGTACCGGGTCGAGGTGGAGCTGGAGCCGAACGACTACGTGGTCCCGTCTGGTCACCGCGTCGAATTCGTGTTGATCTCTTCCGACTACGACTACACGCTGCGGCCCGAGCCCGGCGCGGGGCTGTCGGTCGACCTCACCCGGACCGTGGTGCAACTGCCCGTGGTCGGTGGACTCGCCGCGTTGCGCCGATCGGTTGGTTAG
- a CDS encoding M23 family metallopeptidase, translating to MSRTRRVFVTALVAPLVGLALTQGEAAAAPAFQMPFPCNQVWEGQTRTGHSPANAVDFNRVDDLGDPVVASAAGTVTRVENEGGTSYGRWIEIGHGGGWRTRYAHLSVQRVSVGQAVSKGQRIGDVGTTGGSSGPHLHFEQRLDGVAQKIVFNGSQILYWGTRNYTSRNC from the coding sequence ATGAGCCGGACTCGGCGCGTTTTCGTCACGGCACTGGTCGCGCCGCTGGTCGGCCTCGCCCTCACCCAGGGCGAGGCCGCCGCGGCGCCCGCGTTCCAGATGCCCTTCCCGTGCAACCAGGTGTGGGAGGGGCAGACCCGGACGGGTCACAGCCCGGCCAACGCCGTGGACTTCAACCGGGTCGACGACCTGGGCGACCCGGTCGTGGCGTCGGCCGCGGGCACGGTGACGCGGGTGGAGAACGAGGGCGGCACCAGCTACGGCCGGTGGATCGAGATCGGGCACGGCGGCGGGTGGCGGACCCGGTACGCGCACCTGTCCGTGCAGCGGGTGAGCGTCGGGCAGGCCGTGTCGAAGGGGCAGCGCATCGGCGACGTCGGTACGACCGGCGGTTCGAGCGGGCCGCACCTGCACTTCGAGCAGCGGCTCGACGGGGTGGCGCAGAAGATCGTGTTCAACGGCTCGCAGATCCTCTACTGGGGCACGCGCAACTACACCAGCCGCAACTGCTGA
- a CDS encoding aminoglycoside phosphotransferase family protein encodes MGERKIEIIGDRVYRPAAWWTPAVHGLLEHLHAVGFDRVPRPLAVEAGREVVGHIPGDSGPAGWARVVPERGLRAFARLLRDFHDATRSFVPPRDAEWALRYPAGDVVCHGDFGPWNVVWRGLEPVGLLDFDFAAPGSARYDVAYALEYATPFRDDSEALRWHGFDVPPGRRRRMEVFLDAYGYDTTPDAVAAWVDEVVGRQGLDAVHVRALADRGLEPQRTWVREGALERYDRRVRWSNANRDLFR; translated from the coding sequence ATGGGGGAGCGGAAGATCGAGATCATCGGTGACCGCGTGTACCGGCCCGCCGCGTGGTGGACGCCGGCCGTGCACGGGTTGCTCGAACACCTGCACGCCGTCGGGTTCGATCGGGTGCCGCGGCCGCTGGCCGTTGAAGCCGGCCGTGAAGTGGTCGGGCACATACCGGGTGACTCGGGTCCCGCCGGGTGGGCACGGGTGGTGCCGGAGCGGGGGCTTCGGGCGTTCGCCCGGCTGTTGCGCGACTTCCACGACGCCACGCGGAGCTTCGTGCCGCCGCGCGACGCGGAGTGGGCGCTCCGGTACCCGGCGGGCGATGTCGTCTGCCACGGTGATTTCGGGCCGTGGAACGTCGTCTGGCGCGGGCTGGAGCCCGTCGGCCTGCTCGACTTCGACTTCGCCGCCCCGGGCTCCGCGCGCTACGACGTCGCCTACGCGTTGGAGTACGCCACGCCGTTCCGCGACGACAGCGAAGCGCTGCGGTGGCACGGGTTCGACGTGCCGCCCGGTCGCCGCCGCCGGATGGAGGTGTTCCTCGACGCGTACGGCTACGACACCACCCCCGACGCCGTGGCGGCCTGGGTGGACGAGGTCGTCGGTCGGCAAGGGCTCGACGCGGTGCACGTGCGAGCCCTCGCCGACCGGGGGCTGGAACCCCAGCGCACGTGGGTGCGCGAGGGGGCGTTGGAGCGGTACGACCGGCGGGTGCGCTGGTCGAACGCGAACCGGGACCTGTTCCGCTAG
- a CDS encoding MFS transporter, translating to MPPALVALAVGAFGIGTTEFVIVGLLPQVAGDLGVSIPAAGLLVSGYALSVVVGAPLITAGGSGLPRKQLLVGLMALFILGNLVCAVADDYAVLMVGRVVAALCHGAFFGVGSVVAAGLVAPDRRARAIAMMFTGLTAANVLGVPAGTALGQELGWRSTFWAVTALGVAGLAGIVALVPPQPPSTGLRGELAVFRRPGVWAALLTTALGFGAVFASFTYVAPMMTEVAGFSPGAVTWLLVLFGAGLCVGNVVGGRAADRRLMPSLYAFLGALAVVLAVFAVTAHWAVTAVVTIAVFGVFGFATVAPLQARVLEQASGAPALASAANIAAFNLGNAAGAWLGGVAIDAGFGYTAPNWVGAAMALAALGVAVASGVSGRARRSRPAVTA from the coding sequence ATGCCGCCCGCGTTGGTCGCGCTGGCCGTCGGCGCGTTCGGCATCGGCACCACCGAGTTCGTGATCGTGGGCCTGTTGCCGCAGGTGGCGGGTGATCTCGGGGTCTCGATCCCGGCCGCCGGGCTGTTGGTGTCCGGCTACGCGCTCAGCGTCGTGGTCGGCGCGCCGCTGATCACCGCGGGCGGGTCGGGGCTGCCGCGCAAGCAGCTCCTGGTCGGCTTGATGGCGTTGTTCATCCTGGGCAACCTCGTGTGCGCGGTGGCCGACGACTACGCGGTGCTGATGGTGGGACGCGTGGTCGCGGCGCTGTGCCACGGCGCGTTCTTCGGCGTCGGCTCGGTGGTGGCGGCGGGGCTCGTCGCGCCGGACCGGCGGGCCCGGGCGATCGCGATGATGTTCACCGGGCTGACCGCGGCGAACGTCCTGGGCGTGCCGGCCGGCACCGCGCTGGGGCAGGAGTTGGGCTGGCGCTCGACGTTCTGGGCGGTGACCGCGCTGGGCGTGGCCGGGTTGGCGGGGATCGTGGCGCTGGTGCCGCCGCAGCCGCCGTCCACCGGGTTGCGCGGCGAGCTGGCGGTGTTCCGCCGGCCGGGGGTGTGGGCGGCGCTGCTGACCACGGCGCTCGGGTTCGGCGCGGTGTTCGCGTCGTTCACCTACGTCGCGCCGATGATGACGGAGGTGGCCGGGTTCTCGCCGGGCGCGGTGACGTGGCTGCTGGTGCTGTTCGGTGCCGGGTTGTGCGTGGGCAACGTGGTCGGCGGGCGTGCGGCGGACCGCCGCCTCATGCCGAGCCTGTACGCGTTCCTGGGTGCGCTCGCGGTGGTGCTGGCGGTGTTCGCGGTCACGGCGCACTGGGCCGTGACCGCGGTGGTCACGATCGCGGTGTTCGGCGTCTTCGGGTTCGCGACCGTGGCGCCGTTGCAGGCCAGGGTGCTGGAGCAGGCGTCGGGCGCGCCCGCGCTGGCGTCGGCGGCGAACATCGCCGCGTTCAACCTCGGCAACGCGGCGGGCGCGTGGCTCGGTGGCGTGGCGATCGACGCCGGCTTCGGCTACACCGCGCCCAACTGGGTGGGCGCGGCCATGGCGCTGGCCGCGCTCGGCGTGGCGGTGGCGAGCGGTGTCAGCGGCCGAGCGCGTCGATCTCGGCCAGCAGTGACCGCTTGA
- the add gene encoding adenosine deaminase yields the protein MRDFIAALPKVELHVHLVGSASPATVLTLARRHPQHGVPTDEAELLRFYEFTDFGHFIDVYAAVNDLVTTGEDVAALVLGLAEEQARRNVRYAEVTVSATSHLRAGIPPEELDDALATSRARAKAEHGVELAWVFDIPGLWDRDYGLTSAKYAVAHRPPGTVGFGLGGFEADAPRRAFREAFAVARDAGLHCVPHAGETTGPDQVREALDELRAERIGHGVNAVHDPELLRRLAAEGITLEVCPTSNLRTGAVKAIEDHPLPRFLDAGVPVTLATDDPGMFHTDLDREYLLCHEVFGLGESELAELARTGVRAGYAPDELKRSLLAEIDALGR from the coding sequence ATGCGTGACTTCATCGCCGCGCTGCCCAAAGTGGAGTTGCACGTCCACCTCGTCGGGTCAGCCTCCCCCGCCACCGTCCTCACCCTCGCCCGCCGGCACCCGCAGCACGGGGTCCCCACCGACGAGGCCGAGCTGCTCCGGTTCTACGAGTTCACCGACTTCGGCCACTTCATCGACGTCTACGCGGCGGTGAACGACCTGGTCACCACGGGCGAGGACGTCGCCGCGCTGGTGCTGGGCCTGGCCGAGGAGCAGGCGCGGCGCAACGTCCGCTACGCCGAGGTGACCGTGAGCGCGACCAGCCACCTGCGGGCCGGCATCCCGCCGGAGGAGCTCGACGACGCCCTCGCCACGAGCCGCGCGCGGGCGAAGGCCGAGCACGGCGTCGAGCTGGCGTGGGTGTTCGACATCCCCGGCCTGTGGGACCGGGACTACGGCCTGACCAGCGCGAAGTACGCGGTCGCGCACCGGCCGCCGGGCACGGTCGGCTTCGGCCTGGGCGGGTTCGAGGCGGACGCGCCGAGGCGGGCGTTCCGCGAGGCGTTCGCCGTGGCCCGGGACGCGGGCCTGCACTGCGTGCCGCACGCGGGCGAGACCACGGGCCCCGACCAGGTCCGGGAGGCGCTGGACGAGCTGCGCGCCGAGCGGATCGGCCACGGCGTCAACGCCGTGCACGACCCGGAGCTGCTGCGCCGGCTGGCCGCCGAGGGGATCACGCTGGAGGTCTGCCCGACCTCGAACCTGCGCACGGGGGCGGTCAAGGCCATCGAGGACCACCCGCTGCCGAGGTTCCTGGACGCGGGCGTGCCGGTGACCCTGGCCACCGACGACCCCGGCATGTTCCACACCGACCTGGACCGCGAGTACCTGCTGTGCCACGAGGTGTTCGGCCTGGGCGAGTCGGAACTGGCCGAACTGGCCCGCACCGGGGTGCGGGCCGGTTACGCGCCCGACGAGCTCAAGCGGTCACTGCTGGCCGAGATCGACGCGCTCGGCCGCTGA
- a CDS encoding DUF4192 domain-containing protein — translation MTKLLPPTRLRDPGDLIAAVPHLLGFHPFDSVVLLVVHDHDVAMTLRIDLPPPGARHRLAARLVEPLAGSRGDDAVVVVVGGGSGDPPEHLPHDALVDELDEALRVAGVPLLLAVWTRATAKGERWFDYHDVGTSGTVPDPSSTAFAAASAADGHVTYPSRAALGDLLTPDPPEALSRRTALLNRLATTHPLPDDDTVPLRDLDLVRAEVLRAGTRKRPLTDEEVADLAHALSNPLTRDASLAHCVGDHARSAEALWLELTRACPSPERAEPAILLAFSAYIRGNGALTYMALDRAEESHPGHRLAGLLRTALTTGLSPTQIRLLAEQAAATDWTTPPTTST, via the coding sequence ATGACGAAGCTCCTGCCCCCGACCCGCCTGCGCGACCCGGGCGACCTGATCGCCGCCGTGCCGCACCTGCTGGGTTTCCACCCGTTCGACTCGGTGGTGCTCCTGGTGGTGCACGACCACGACGTGGCGATGACGTTGCGCATCGACCTGCCGCCGCCCGGCGCCCGGCACCGCTTGGCGGCGCGACTGGTCGAGCCGCTGGCCGGGTCCCGGGGTGATGACGCGGTGGTCGTGGTGGTGGGCGGCGGCTCCGGTGACCCGCCCGAGCACCTGCCGCACGACGCGCTGGTGGACGAGCTGGACGAGGCGCTGCGGGTCGCGGGCGTGCCGCTCCTGCTGGCGGTCTGGACGCGGGCCACGGCGAAGGGCGAGCGCTGGTTCGACTACCACGACGTCGGCACGTCGGGCACCGTGCCGGACCCGTCGAGCACGGCGTTCGCCGCGGCGTCGGCGGCGGACGGCCACGTCACCTACCCGAGCCGTGCGGCGCTGGGCGACCTCCTGACGCCGGACCCGCCGGAAGCCCTGTCCCGCCGCACCGCCCTGCTCAACCGCCTGGCCACCACCCACCCGCTCCCGGACGACGACACCGTGCCACTGCGCGACCTCGACCTGGTCCGCGCCGAGGTGCTCCGTGCGGGCACGCGCAAGCGCCCGTTGACCGACGAGGAGGTCGCCGACCTCGCCCACGCCCTGTCGAACCCGCTGACGAGGGACGCGAGCCTCGCCCACTGCGTCGGCGATCACGCCCGGAGCGCCGAGGCGCTGTGGCTGGAACTGACCCGGGCGTGCCCCTCGCCGGAACGCGCGGAACCAGCCATCCTCCTCGCCTTCTCCGCCTACATCCGGGGCAACGGCGCCCTGACCTACATGGCCTTGGACCGAGCCGAGGAATCCCACCCGGGCCACCGCCTGGCCGGCCTCCTGCGCACCGCTCTCACCACGGGCCTCTCCCCGACCCAGATCCGCCTTCTGGCCGAACAAGCCGCCGCCACCGACTGGACCACCCCACCCACCACCTCCACCTGA
- a CDS encoding S9 family peptidase, translated as MTSKITEAGFGDLTSFTEMPRISGLALSPDGTRLVTAVATLSPDRKAWQGSLWEVDPAGERPARRLTRGAKGESAPAFTPDGALLFLSARPDQEAKPADRDKKDKTALWLLPPAGEARELCRPAGGVSDFAVARDAGTLLLTANAHPAAEFGEQDEEHRKAREEAGVTAILHESYPVRYWDSDLGPSFPRLLATTSPVDVDTARVDQSADLVDLTPNAAARLDDSPAISPDGRWVVHTEGVEVSASYGKRVRLRLASTDGATDRVLADLDGHSFLQPVFLPDSSGIIAVRALDSTPDRPWTNTLVRIDLESGSVEELAAEFTEEPDHPVVSPAGDAVYFTSSHRGHQPIWKLDLASGAVVKLTASGAYTDVRISPDGASVYALRSAWDHPPQPVRLSASGVDQQAVPLLAPGAVESVPGTLTEVETVVEDGRTVRAWLVLPRGASAEQPAPLLLWVHGGPVMSWSGWSWRWNPWLMAARGYAVLLPDPALSTGYGHDFVRAGWASWGAKPYTDLMAITDVAVRRDDVDESRTAAMGGSFGGYMANWIATQTDRFKAIVTHASLWHLDAFTGTTDDSYYWIREMGDPLRQEDTVRANSPHLRVADIKTPMLVIHGDKDYRVPIGEGQRLYFDLVRHGVPAKFLYFPSENHWILTPGNAKVWYETVFAFLAEHVLGEPWQRPELV; from the coding sequence ATGACGAGCAAGATCACCGAGGCCGGGTTCGGGGACCTGACCTCGTTCACCGAGATGCCGCGGATCTCCGGGCTGGCGCTGTCGCCCGACGGCACCCGGCTCGTCACCGCGGTGGCGACGCTGTCACCGGACCGCAAGGCGTGGCAGGGCTCGCTGTGGGAGGTCGACCCCGCCGGTGAGCGCCCCGCGCGGCGGCTGACCCGCGGTGCGAAGGGCGAGTCGGCCCCCGCGTTCACACCGGACGGCGCGCTGCTGTTCCTGTCCGCGCGACCCGATCAGGAGGCCAAGCCGGCCGACCGGGACAAGAAGGACAAGACCGCGCTGTGGCTGCTGCCGCCCGCGGGCGAGGCGCGCGAGCTGTGCCGCCCCGCCGGCGGCGTGTCGGACTTCGCGGTGGCCCGGGACGCGGGCACGCTGCTGCTGACCGCGAACGCGCACCCGGCCGCGGAGTTCGGCGAGCAGGACGAGGAGCACCGCAAGGCGCGTGAGGAGGCCGGGGTGACCGCGATCCTGCACGAGTCGTACCCGGTGCGGTACTGGGACTCCGACCTGGGGCCGAGCTTCCCCCGCCTGCTGGCCACCACGTCGCCGGTCGACGTGGACACCGCGCGCGTCGACCAGTCGGCGGACCTGGTCGACCTGACGCCCAACGCCGCCGCGCGGCTGGACGACTCGCCCGCCATCAGCCCGGACGGCCGGTGGGTCGTGCACACCGAGGGCGTCGAGGTGAGCGCGTCGTACGGCAAGCGGGTGCGGCTGCGGCTGGCGTCCACCGACGGCGCGACCGACCGCGTGCTGGCCGACCTCGACGGGCACTCGTTCCTGCAGCCGGTGTTCCTGCCGGACTCGTCGGGGATCATCGCGGTGCGGGCGCTGGACTCCACACCGGACCGGCCGTGGACGAACACGTTGGTGCGCATCGACCTGGAGTCGGGGTCGGTCGAGGAGTTGGCGGCGGAGTTCACCGAGGAGCCCGACCACCCGGTGGTGAGCCCGGCCGGTGACGCGGTGTACTTCACCAGCAGCCACCGGGGCCACCAGCCGATCTGGAAGCTCGACCTGGCGTCCGGCGCCGTGGTGAAGTTGACCGCGTCCGGCGCGTACACCGACGTGCGGATCAGCCCGGACGGCGCGTCGGTGTACGCGCTGCGCAGCGCCTGGGACCACCCGCCGCAGCCGGTGCGGCTGTCGGCGTCCGGGGTGGACCAGCAGGCCGTGCCGCTGCTCGCGCCCGGTGCGGTGGAGTCGGTGCCCGGCACGCTGACCGAGGTCGAGACGGTGGTCGAGGACGGCCGGACCGTGCGGGCGTGGCTGGTGCTGCCGAGGGGCGCGTCGGCCGAGCAGCCCGCGCCGTTGCTGCTGTGGGTGCACGGCGGTCCGGTGATGAGCTGGAGCGGGTGGAGCTGGCGCTGGAACCCGTGGTTGATGGCCGCGCGCGGGTACGCCGTGCTGCTGCCGGACCCGGCGCTGTCGACCGGGTACGGGCACGACTTCGTGCGCGCCGGGTGGGCGTCGTGGGGCGCGAAGCCGTACACGGACCTGATGGCGATCACCGACGTGGCGGTGCGGCGGGACGACGTCGACGAGTCGCGGACGGCCGCCATGGGCGGGTCGTTCGGCGGGTACATGGCGAACTGGATCGCCACGCAGACCGACCGGTTCAAGGCGATCGTGACGCACGCGTCCTTGTGGCACCTGGACGCGTTCACCGGGACGACGGACGACTCGTACTACTGGATTCGGGAGATGGGCGACCCGCTGCGGCAGGAGGACACCGTGCGGGCGAACTCGCCGCACCTGCGCGTGGCGGACATCAAGACGCCGATGCTGGTGATCCACGGCGATAAGGACTACCGGGTCCCGATCGGCGAGGGGCAACGGCTGTACTTCGACCTCGTGCGGCACGGCGTGCCGGCGAAGTTCCTGTACTTCCCGAGCGAGAACCACTGGATCCTGACGCCCGGCAACGCCAAGGTCTGGTACGAGACGGTCTTCGCGTTCCTGGCCGAGCACGTGCTCGGCGAACCGTGGCAGCGACCGGAACTCGTCTAG